One genomic region from Betaproteobacteria bacterium encodes:
- a CDS encoding ABC transporter permease, which yields MNGADLGSVAVLKLATRMLARDWRAGEQRLLALALIVAVASVTTVAFFADRVGRSLTSEANQLLGADLVIVSDKPVADRFRQEAQRRGLSTTAAVRFPSMTQFAGRTLLTEVKAIAPGYPLRGKLRVRSSESGADFEPRRIPAAGEVWVDDRLLRRLDLKIGNRVGLGEREFKIAALVSEEPESSAGFINLGPRLMMNATDLPSTGLIQSGSRVSYRLFVAGGVPAIASFRDFAAQGIGPGQRVEDIRDARPEIKAALERAERFLGLSALMTVILAGVAVALAARRYLQRHLDACAIMRCLGAGQTLILSLHGLQFVMIGLVAGALGCAVGFAFQFVLAAVLAPVVSVTLPAPGLRPLVQGMVAGFVMLLGFALPPLIALKTVPTLRVLRRDLGAPNSMSVSAYLLGGAAVAGLVLWQAQELKLGLYVLGGVLGTAAASAVLTLVVLRLLSSVGRSAGFNWRFGLANLRRHRAGSMVQVTALGLGLMALILLTLVRADLLDNWRNGLPVDAPNRFLVNIQPDQLQAIAQFFTASGVPPPRLFPMVRGRLVEINGKPVSSRDYAEDRARRLVDREFNLSWTQSMQPDNAIVAGRWFDGRDAGKAVLSVEEGIAKTIGVKPGDTVTYDIAGSRLTAEIVSLRKVGWDSFRVNFFVIAPPGVLEKFPASYVTSLHLAAERSVLLDALVKRFPNLLVIDVAAILAQVQHMMDQVVSAIEFVFLFSIAAGLLVLFAAVSSTHDEREFDAAVMRTLGASSRQLRAVQAAEFALIGALAGLLAAVGATAIGYVLADRVLNLPYAINPWVWLAGLLIGAGGVTVAGLLGTAKVLRTPPMQVFRASA from the coding sequence ATGAACGGCGCTGACCTCGGCTCCGTCGCGGTACTGAAGCTGGCGACGCGCATGCTTGCGCGCGACTGGCGCGCCGGCGAGCAGCGCCTGCTCGCGCTTGCGCTTATCGTGGCGGTCGCCAGCGTGACGACCGTGGCTTTTTTCGCGGATCGGGTCGGACGATCGCTCACGAGCGAAGCCAATCAATTGCTCGGTGCCGACCTGGTCATCGTGTCCGACAAACCCGTCGCTGACCGCTTCCGGCAGGAAGCGCAGCGCCGCGGATTGTCGACGACGGCTGCAGTGCGGTTTCCGAGCATGACGCAGTTCGCGGGGCGCACGTTGCTGACAGAGGTCAAGGCGATTGCGCCAGGCTATCCGCTGCGAGGCAAGCTGCGCGTTCGATCATCCGAATCCGGGGCGGATTTCGAGCCTCGGCGCATTCCGGCTGCGGGCGAAGTCTGGGTGGATGATCGTCTGCTGCGCCGTCTCGATCTGAAAATCGGCAACCGCGTCGGCCTCGGCGAGCGCGAATTCAAGATTGCCGCCCTGGTGAGCGAAGAACCCGAATCCAGCGCCGGCTTCATCAACCTCGGCCCGCGGCTGATGATGAACGCGACAGACCTGCCCTCCACCGGCCTGATCCAGTCGGGCAGCCGCGTGTCGTACCGGCTGTTTGTCGCCGGCGGTGTTCCGGCGATCGCGTCATTCCGCGACTTTGCCGCGCAGGGGATCGGCCCGGGACAGCGCGTCGAGGATATTCGCGATGCGCGCCCGGAAATCAAGGCGGCGCTGGAGCGCGCCGAGCGCTTCCTCGGATTGTCCGCGCTCATGACGGTGATCCTGGCCGGCGTCGCGGTGGCGCTCGCTGCCCGCCGCTATCTTCAGCGCCATCTGGATGCCTGCGCGATCATGCGTTGCCTCGGCGCCGGGCAGACGCTGATCCTGAGTCTGCATGGTTTGCAGTTTGTCATGATCGGACTGGTTGCGGGCGCACTCGGCTGCGCGGTCGGCTTCGCGTTCCAGTTCGTGCTGGCGGCGGTATTGGCGCCGGTGGTTTCGGTGACTTTGCCTGCACCCGGACTGCGGCCCCTGGTGCAGGGCATGGTCGCCGGGTTCGTGATGCTGCTTGGATTTGCGCTGCCGCCGCTCATCGCGCTGAAGACGGTGCCGACTTTGCGCGTGCTGCGCCGGGACCTCGGTGCGCCGAACTCGATGAGCGTATCCGCCTATCTCCTGGGTGGCGCCGCAGTCGCCGGCCTGGTGCTGTGGCAGGCGCAGGAACTGAAGCTGGGACTCTACGTACTGGGCGGGGTGCTGGGCACGGCGGCGGCGAGTGCCGTGCTGACGCTGGTGGTGCTGCGGTTGTTGTCCTCCGTCGGTCGGTCCGCCGGCTTCAACTGGCGATTCGGTCTGGCCAATCTGCGCCGGCATCGTGCCGGCAGCATGGTCCAGGTGACGGCGCTTGGACTCGGGCTGATGGCGCTGATCCTGCTGACGCTGGTGCGGGCGGATCTGCTCGACAACTGGCGCAACGGCTTGCCGGTCGATGCGCCGAATCGCTTCCTGGTGAACATCCAGCCCGATCAGTTGCAGGCGATCGCGCAGTTCTTCACCGCCAGTGGCGTGCCGCCGCCAAGGCTGTTTCCGATGGTTCGCGGGCGGCTGGTGGAGATCAACGGCAAGCCGGTGTCGTCGCGCGACTATGCAGAGGATCGCGCGCGCCGGCTGGTCGATCGCGAATTCAATCTGTCGTGGACACAGTCGATGCAACCCGACAACGCGATCGTCGCCGGCCGCTGGTTCGACGGCCGCGATGCCGGAAAAGCGGTGCTGTCGGTCGAGGAGGGCATTGCCAAGACGATCGGCGTGAAGCCGGGCGACACCGTGACTTACGACATTGCCGGCTCGCGCCTGACGGCGGAAATCGTATCGCTGCGCAAGGTGGGATGGGATTCTTTCCGCGTGAATTTTTTCGTGATCGCACCGCCGGGCGTGCTGGAAAAATTTCCGGCGAGCTACGTCACCAGCCTGCATCTGGCGGCCGAGCGCTCGGTGCTGCTGGACGCTCTGGTGAAGCGCTTCCCGAATCTACTGGTCATCGACGTGGCGGCAATCCTTGCGCAAGTGCAGCACATGATGGACCAGGTGGTCAGCGCGATCGAATTCGTATTTCTGTTCAGCATCGCGGCCGGCTTGCTGGTGTTGTTCGCTGCCGTCAGCAGCACGCATGACGAACGTGAATTCGACGCGGCGGTGATGCGCACGCTCGGCGCGTCGAGCCGCCAGTTGCGCGCCGTCCAGGCCGCCGAGTTCGCCTTGATCGGTGCGCTGGCCGGATTGCTTGCCGCAGTCGGCGCCACGGCGATAGGGTATGTGCTGGCCGACAGGGTATTGAACCTGCCTTACGCGATCAATCCGTGGGTATGGCTGGCGGGATTGCTGATCGGTGCCGGGGGCGTCACCGTCGCCGGGCTGCTCGGAACCGCGAAAGTGCTGCGCACGCCACCGATGCAGGTGTTTCGCGCGAGCGCGTGA
- a CDS encoding EAL domain-containing protein has translation MKPSNTPQASASKANLQSIANLLKSDGNQTVGNFADLAIRSHFQPIFSVAHSRSVGFEGLMRPTDPNGHPVSPLDVFRMDQDFSHTLTVDRLASSVHVHNFLHLKADGWLFLNMQTEVFLESVHDGNFLGQLLEETGFPPHRVVIEILEQGVLNEVRLGEAVQFFRKQGFLIALDDFGAGHSNFDRVWNLQPDIVKLDRSMITQAGSNLRIRRMMPVMVSLLHEAGSLVLMEGIETAGEALMAMDADADFVQGYYFAVPAESPPAREKSRALFDQLWIDFREVTLPEVSFHRREVSPYINAIGYAASLIESGIPLTHAASGFLDLAGAERCYLLDSEGRQIGENMVNPRHIAVADQRFGPVANAQGANWSRRFYFRRALEHPGKVQVTRPYLSIAGANQCITVSIGSLVNGEMRVLCGDVSWRDRGPVKR, from the coding sequence ATGAAACCTTCGAACACCCCGCAAGCATCCGCGTCCAAGGCAAACCTGCAGTCGATAGCTAACCTGCTGAAGTCTGACGGTAACCAGACCGTCGGGAATTTCGCCGACCTCGCCATTCGCAGCCATTTCCAGCCGATCTTCAGCGTCGCCCACAGCCGCAGCGTAGGGTTCGAAGGCTTGATGCGCCCCACCGACCCGAATGGCCATCCGGTCTCGCCGCTGGATGTTTTCAGGATGGACCAGGACTTCTCCCATACCCTGACCGTCGACCGGCTTGCAAGCAGTGTCCATGTCCACAATTTCCTGCATCTCAAGGCCGACGGCTGGTTGTTCCTCAATATGCAGACCGAAGTCTTCCTGGAAAGCGTGCACGACGGCAATTTTCTCGGCCAGTTGCTGGAAGAAACGGGCTTCCCGCCGCATCGGGTCGTCATCGAAATACTGGAACAAGGCGTGCTGAACGAAGTGCGGCTGGGCGAGGCCGTCCAGTTCTTCCGCAAACAGGGTTTCCTGATTGCGCTGGACGACTTCGGGGCGGGTCATTCGAACTTCGACCGGGTGTGGAACCTGCAGCCGGACATCGTCAAACTCGACCGTTCCATGATCACGCAGGCGGGCAGCAATCTGCGCATCCGACGTATGATGCCAGTGATGGTCTCGCTGCTGCACGAGGCGGGATCGCTGGTTCTGATGGAAGGCATCGAGACCGCAGGCGAAGCGCTGATGGCCATGGATGCCGATGCCGACTTCGTGCAGGGTTATTACTTCGCCGTACCGGCCGAGTCACCGCCCGCCAGGGAGAAAAGCCGCGCCCTGTTCGATCAGTTGTGGATCGATTTCCGCGAAGTCACCTTGCCCGAGGTTTCATTCCATCGGCGCGAGGTCAGTCCCTACATTAACGCTATCGGCTATGCCGCCAGCTTGATCGAATCCGGCATTCCACTGACCCATGCCGCCAGCGGATTTCTCGATCTGGCCGGCGCCGAACGTTGCTACCTGCTCGACAGCGAGGGCCGGCAGATCGGCGAAAACATGGTCAATCCGCGCCACATCGCGGTTGCGGACCAACGTTTTGGTCCCGTGGCCAACGCGCAAGGCGCGAACTGGTCGCGGCGCTTCTATTTCCGCCGCGCGCTCGAGCACCCCGGAAAAGTGCAGGTGACGCGGCCCTATCTCTCCATCGCCGGCGCCAATCAGTGCATTACGGTTTCCATCGGTAGCCTGGTCAATGGCGAAATGCGCGTGCTGTGCGGTGACGTAAGTTGGCGCGACCGCGGGCCGGTGAAGCGTTAA